Genomic window (Flavobacterium oreochromis):
TTTATAGCAACTGGCTAACAATTGTTTTTTTCTCGTCTTTATCTCCATTCCAAACGGGACCTACTGTGTGAATTACATAGTATGATGGTAAATTTCCAGCGGTGGTAATTACGGCTTCTCCAACCTTACAACCTCCTTGTTTGTTTCTTATTTGGATACATTCATCTAAAATTTGTGTTCCACCAACTCTGTGAATAGCGCCATCGACTCCGCCTCCGCCCAATAAGGAGGAATTAGCGGCATTGACAATGGCATCTACGACTAGTTTGGTTATATCTGCTTTTTGTAATGCTGTTTTCATTTTTATATTTTGGTTACACAGAGTTTCTCAAAGTTTTTATTTTTTTGTGTGTCTTTGAGTTTCTTTGTGGATCTCTGTGAAATAAACTCATTTTTTCCTTTTTACCCACGGCATTCGCATTTAAAAAATTGCCACAGATGCACAGATTAAAAATAACTCATAAAATATAAATTTTGATATTTATTTCCGCAAAGCGGATAATTTTATGATTTATTTACTAGATTATTTTTGGTAAAATCTGTGTATCTGTGGTTATCAATTCAAAATATCTCAAAATAATTTTAAAAGCGAATGCCTTGCTTTTTACCTTTAATTCACCGACTCGCCATTTAAAATATCTCTTCTTGTTTTACCTACGGGTACTAAGAAAACTGGGATTTTTATTTGGTAGTAGGCAATCCATTTTTTGATGGCATCCACGATTTGCTGGTGCTCATATCGTGATGAAAAATGCCCTAAAACCAATTGCTCAATTTCTATTGAAGCGACCATTTGCATCACTTCTTCCAAAGAGCTATGCCTGTTTTTGTGATTCTTTGTTTCGGTTTCTTCTTTTGTTAAAAAAGTCGCTTCGTGAATAAGGATTTTAGTTTTATGGAAACGCTCATAATCTGTTACAGGTGTATCTCCTGAATAAGCTAACACCACTGATTTTTGTTCTTCAAACAAGGCTGCCTCTCCTTTTTCTTGTCGGAGGTTTCTTAATTCGGTAGAAGAACAATTTAAAAAATCGGGTTTTAGTTTCTTTTTGGTTTCCCAAATTTTATAACTAAAACTTTTTATTTCTCCGTTGGGCGTAAAAACGTGTTCGTTTATAATAGGTTCAACCGAAATTTTGTCTTTGACTCTTGTTTCTTGATGGGCTTCGAGTGGGATCCAATATGTTCCTGCTACGTGCGGATCGAAGTTTTTTGAAAATGTTTCCAAAAACTGAAACGACTTTGCCTCTTTAGGATAATATATTGTTGGAGATTGTCCAGCATAAATTTGATTATACTGTAACAACCCAGTGAGATGATCACGATCTGCGTGGGAAATAAATACGTGTTTGATTTTTCCGCATTTTCCCATTAAATTAGAAACTAGTCCATCGCCAGCATCAAATAAAATACCGAGTTCCTCGATAAAGTACCAAGTTGCAAATAGTGCTGTGGAATAGCCGTGTATGGTTAAGTTCATATTTTTTTATTTTTTAACCGCTAAGACGCAAAGGTTTACGCTAAGTTTGCAAGGTTATTAATGATGTTAATCGATTGTATATTTTTTAGCCAATCGCTCACATAAATTTTCAATATCTGTTTTTCTTGCCAAGACATTGATCCACTCGGTTGGAATAGCATCGTAACCATAAATTAATCCTGCTAAACCTCCTGCTATGGCTCCAGTGGTGTCTGTATCTCCGCCAAGATTCACCGCTTTGAGTACAGTTTCTTTATAGCTGTTTGAAGTAAGTACGCACCATAAACTTGCTTCTAAACTATGTAAAACATAACCCGATGAACTGATATTGGTTTCTTCTATACTACTTATATTCTGTTTCAGAATGCGATCAAAAAGAGAAAGTTCATTTTTATTGAAATCTTTTTCTTTTAAAAAATCTGCTATTATAAGTTGCATAGTAGTGTATGCTTTTTCTTTATCTGAACCTTTTATAATTTCTAATGCATAAACAAGATAAATAAAACAAGCAAAAACAGAACGAAAATGCGCGTGAGTTATGGAAGATACTTCTTTTGTTATTTGATAAATTTCATCTATACTTTTATCTTTTATATAAAAAACTAAAGGAAGTATTCGCATTAATGAACCATTACCATTGTCTTCAATATTAAAACCTCCACACAAAATAGGATCAATACCTTGAGATATTCTATAAATAGCATTACTAGTAGCAATTCCTATATCGAAAACTCTGCCGTGGGGTGTCCACATTTGTTCATTTCGCCAATTGACAAAATATTGAGCCAACTGATTGGTATTGTAACCATCACACAAACTATCGGCTAAGCAAAAAGTTAACGAACTATCATCACTCCAAGTTCCAGCGGGTTGTCCGTGTGATCCATATTCTTTCATTCCTTGAACTGGAAATCTTGCTAATTCGTTTCTATCTTTAAATTCTACTGGAACACCTAATGCATCACCAACTGCTACTCCAAATAATGCGCTATGTACTAATTTTGTTTTCATTTGTAATTCTTTTTCACTTATAAAAAATACTTTCCTCCCAATTTTCTACAGATTTTAACCAAACAGGATTTACTTTGTTAAGTTCTGTATTCATTATAGCTATACCCCCTGCGATTGCACAAGTTGTATCTCTATCACCCAAACCTGAAACTGTGCTCCAAAG
Coding sequences:
- a CDS encoding macro domain-containing protein, whose protein sequence is MKTALQKADITKLVVDAIVNAANSSLLGGGGVDGAIHRVGGTQILDECIQIRNKQGGCKVGEAVITTAGNLPSYYVIHTVGPVWNGDKDEKKTIVSQLL
- a CDS encoding MBL fold metallo-hydrolase is translated as MNLTIHGYSTALFATWYFIEELGILFDAGDGLVSNLMGKCGKIKHVFISHADRDHLTGLLQYNQIYAGQSPTIYYPKEAKSFQFLETFSKNFDPHVAGTYWIPLEAHQETRVKDKISVEPIINEHVFTPNGEIKSFSYKIWETKKKLKPDFLNCSSTELRNLRQEKGEAALFEEQKSVVLAYSGDTPVTDYERFHKTKILIHEATFLTKEETETKNHKNRHSSLEEVMQMVASIEIEQLVLGHFSSRYEHQQIVDAIKKWIAYYQIKIPVFLVPVGKTRRDILNGESVN
- a CDS encoding ADP-ribosylglycohydrolase family protein; the encoded protein is MKTKLVHSALFGVAVGDALGVPVEFKDRNELARFPVQGMKEYGSHGQPAGTWSDDSSLTFCLADSLCDGYNTNQLAQYFVNWRNEQMWTPHGRVFDIGIATSNAIYRISQGIDPILCGGFNIEDNGNGSLMRILPLVFYIKDKSIDEIYQITKEVSSITHAHFRSVFACFIYLVYALEIIKGSDKEKAYTTMQLIIADFLKEKDFNKNELSLFDRILKQNISSIEETNISSSGYVLHSLEASLWCVLTSNSYKETVLKAVNLGGDTDTTGAIAGGLAGLIYGYDAIPTEWINVLARKTDIENLCERLAKKYTID